From one Pempheris klunzingeri isolate RE-2024b chromosome 9, fPemKlu1.hap1, whole genome shotgun sequence genomic stretch:
- the lpar4 gene encoding lysophosphatidic acid receptor 4 has protein sequence MASLVLNETGMEDCGIDDSFKYNLYSVVYSVVFVLGLITNCAALFVFCFRMKMRNETTMFMTNLALSDLVFVFTLPFKVFYNVNRHWPFGDGLCKVSGTAFITNIYGSMLFLTCISVDRFLAIVYPFRSRSIRTRRNAALVCAAVWLTIVGGGISVTFFSTINSTNRATTCFEGFSKSTWRTYLSKITIFIEIVGFLLPLLANLVCSSLVLRTLRRPVTVGHGCDSKRRVLRMILVHLGIFIICFVPYNSILFLYALVRTQALANCGVERFARTLYPITLCLASLNCCLDPVVYYFTSESFQKSLTKGGKGSGSRPESIPRSDTETQDTANTLPRDTHTPSSNGKDSKMSESQF, from the exons ATGGCTAGCCTGGTGCTCAACGAGACTGGAATGGAGGACTGTGGCATTGACGACTCCTTCAAGTACAACTTGTACTCTGTGGTTTACAGTGTGGTCTTTGTCTTAGGCCTGATCACCAACTGTGCGGCCCTCTTCGTATTCTGCTTCCGGATGAAGATGCGGAACGAGACCACAATGTTTATGACTAATTTAGCGCTATCTGATTTAGTATTTGTTTTCACGCTGCCATTCAAGGTCTTCTACAATGTTAACCGCCATTGGCCATTTGGAGATGGGCTGTGTAAGGTCTCAGGAACAGCCTTCATCACCAACATCTACGGCAGCATGCTCTTCCTCACCTGCATCAGCGTAGACCGCTTCCTGGCGATAGTCTACCCTTTCCGCTCACGCTCCATCCGCACGCGCAGGAACGCGGCGCTGGTGTGTGCCGCCGTGTGGCTGACCATCGTAGGAGGAGGAATATCAGTGACCTTCTTCTCCACCAttaacagcacaaacagagcCACCACATGCTTTGAGGGCTTCTCCAAGAGCACCTGGAGGACCTACCTGTCCAAAATCACCATCTTCATCGAG ATTGTGGGcttccttctccccctcctcgCTAACTTGGTATGTTCCTCGCTTGTTCTGCGGACACTGCGGCGTCCAGTGACTGTTGGTCATGGCTGTGACAGCAAGAGACGTGTCCTACGGATGATTTTGGTCCATCTTGGCATCTTCATCATCTGCTTCGTCCCCTATAACTCTATCCTCTTCCTGTACGCCCTGGTGCGGACCCAGGCCCTGGCTAACTGCGGCGTGGAGCGCTTTGCCCGAACTCTTTACCCCATCACTTTGTGCCTGGCCAGTCTCAACTGCTGCCTGGACCCTGTGGTCTACTACTTCACCTCAGAGAGCTTCCAGAAAAGCTTGACCAAGGGAGGCAAAGGGTCCGGCTCCCGGCCAGAGAGTATCCCCCGCAGCGACACTgagacacaggacacagcaaacacactccccagagacacacacactccgtccaGCAATGGAAAAGACTCAAAGATGTCTGAGAGTCAGTTCTGA